In the Campylobacter sp. RM6914 genome, one interval contains:
- a CDS encoding lambda-exonuclease family protein: MQVSLKQNSPEWLEYRKSKFNASEAGDVMGVGFNKPYRLAEIKYADAQTFQNEAMRLGHEYEPAIREYLKAKFHLDLLPVVWCSDDDERFSASLDGYDLMENAFCEIKFSDKEFAYLKEHGRPSDKYFYQIQHQYYVTGAKRCIFAVGRIDEDFELEIECIEVARDEKAIKELIKAWNKFEAEYKPSGALDDEWLEISGKLSELSAQSKAIEREINELKERAIAKAGGVEIKAYGLTIFKTERKPSYDYKAFCEHSGAKIPDEYIKAGSVSWSVRVAS; the protein is encoded by the coding sequence ATGCAAGTTAGTCTAAAACAAAACAGCCCCGAGTGGCTGGAATACCGCAAAAGCAAATTTAACGCTAGCGAAGCGGGCGATGTTATGGGCGTAGGTTTTAACAAGCCCTACCGATTAGCCGAGATCAAATACGCGGACGCACAAACTTTTCAAAACGAAGCGATGAGACTGGGGCACGAATACGAACCGGCTATACGCGAATACCTAAAGGCTAAATTTCATCTTGACCTGCTCCCCGTCGTTTGGTGTAGCGATGATGACGAAAGGTTTAGCGCGAGCCTAGACGGCTATGATTTGATGGAAAACGCCTTTTGCGAGATCAAATTTAGCGATAAAGAATTCGCTTATTTAAAAGAGCACGGACGCCCAAGCGATAAATACTTTTATCAAATTCAGCACCAATATTACGTAACGGGCGCTAAGCGGTGCATTTTTGCGGTCGGGCGTATTGATGAGGATTTTGAGCTCGAGATAGAGTGTATCGAAGTGGCGCGCGATGAAAAAGCCATAAAAGAGCTTATTAAGGCGTGGAATAAATTTGAAGCCGAGTATAAGCCAAGCGGTGCGCTAGACGACGAGTGGCTAGAGATTTCAGGCAAGCTAAGCGAGCTAAGCGCACAAAGCAAGGCTATTGAGCGCGAGATTAACGAGCTAAAAGAGCGTGCGATCGCTAAAGCGGGCGGGGTTGAGATAAAAGCCTACGGGCTAACGATTTTTAAAACCGAGCGCAAGCCAAGCTATGACTATAAAGCCTTTTGCGAGCACAGCGGGGCAAAAATCCCCGATGAATACATAAAGGCGGGCTCGGTTAGCTGGAGCGTGCGTGTAGCGAGCTAA
- a CDS encoding tyrosine-type recombinase/integrase, giving the protein MPKINAPLTDTAIKALKPKDKIYKKSDGQNLFLIVKPTGKKLFAFEYKSPLTNKIRRIALGNYPELSLAEARNKRFELIRQIKDGNDPLIVKKQTQSTLEQIALKWLEVKSEAITPEYHKRQILLLNKHIVPYLGNRLIHTISAVEIIDVLKIIEKSGRIETIKRIFILFNQIFRYALSYQLITHNVVADINFKYTFKTKKTRNFPTLTSPNDIKGLMLSIDGYQGDIKTKTALKLGVLTAVRPFNIRSAEWSEFDLSNKLWVISSDKMKMKEQFKLPLSRQAADLLREYKKFCGNSRYLFPSLRSGERAMSENTLNAALRRLGYTKDELVAHGFRAMFSSAANEMREVHKMPSDIIEKCLAHKGTDKIRQAYNRAENLNDMRTLMQWWADYLDSLSDN; this is encoded by the coding sequence ATGCCAAAGATCAACGCTCCGCTAACCGATACTGCAATAAAGGCATTAAAGCCAAAAGATAAAATTTATAAAAAGTCTGACGGACAGAATTTATTCTTAATCGTGAAGCCGACCGGCAAAAAACTATTTGCCTTTGAATATAAAAGCCCACTGACAAATAAAATTCGCCGTATTGCTCTAGGCAATTACCCAGAATTGAGTTTAGCAGAGGCAAGAAATAAGCGTTTTGAGCTTATTCGGCAGATAAAAGACGGCAATGATCCGCTTATCGTAAAAAAACAAACACAAAGCACTTTAGAGCAAATCGCCTTAAAATGGCTAGAAGTAAAAAGCGAAGCTATAACACCAGAGTATCATAAACGCCAAATTTTACTTTTAAATAAGCATATTGTGCCGTATCTTGGCAATAGACTGATACATACTATAAGCGCCGTTGAGATAATAGACGTTTTAAAAATCATAGAAAAATCGGGGCGTATTGAGACTATCAAGAGAATATTTATACTATTTAATCAAATTTTTAGATATGCGCTTAGTTATCAGCTTATCACGCACAACGTGGTAGCCGATATAAATTTTAAATACACGTTTAAAACAAAAAAGACAAGGAATTTTCCGACGCTAACAAGCCCGAATGATATTAAAGGACTGATGCTGTCTATTGACGGCTATCAAGGAGACATCAAGACAAAAACGGCGCTAAAATTAGGCGTTTTAACAGCGGTTCGTCCGTTTAATATACGTAGCGCGGAGTGGTCGGAATTTGACTTAAGTAATAAGTTGTGGGTAATTTCAAGTGATAAAATGAAAATGAAAGAGCAGTTTAAATTGCCGCTATCTAGGCAGGCGGCGGATCTGTTGCGTGAGTATAAGAAATTTTGCGGAAATAGCAGGTATTTATTTCCAAGCTTACGAAGCGGTGAAAGGGCGATGAGCGAAAATACGCTAAACGCAGCATTGAGACGCTTAGGCTACACAAAAGACGAGCTAGTGGCGCATGGATTTCGTGCTATGTTTTCAAGCGCGGCTAACGAGATGAGAGAGGTGCATAAAATGCCCTCTGACATCATAGAAAAGTGTTTGGCGCACAAAGGCACCGATAAAATCCGCCAAGCATACAATAGAGCCGAAAATTTAAACGATATGCGGACTTTAATGCAGTGGTGGGCGGATTATTTAGACAGCCTAAGCGACAACTGA
- the panB gene encoding 3-methyl-2-oxobutanoate hydroxymethyltransferase: MTANTKKITVTDIQKKKNKEPIVAITAYDALFAKIFDEAADIILVGDSLNMSFNNKQDTLSIGINEMIYHTNAVCAGAKQALIITDMPFGSYTNEDMALKNAVKIFKKTKADAVKLEGGLRVANTIKRLCDEGISVCGHIGLMPQFVRFEGGYSVKGRDPKTAQNLINDARALEAAGVFAIVLEGVVSDVAQAVSKSVNVPIIGIGSGNQVDGQILVWSDMLGFFDKFKPKFVKRYLDGANLIKNAVQNYADEVKSRAFPNEEFEYKN; the protein is encoded by the coding sequence ATGACCGCTAACACAAAAAAAATAACAGTCACCGATATACAAAAGAAAAAAAACAAAGAGCCAATAGTTGCTATAACGGCTTATGATGCACTTTTTGCAAAAATCTTTGATGAAGCGGCGGATATCATTCTTGTCGGAGATAGCTTAAATATGAGCTTTAACAACAAGCAAGACACCTTAAGTATCGGTATAAACGAGATGATATATCACACAAATGCCGTATGTGCGGGCGCAAAACAAGCACTTATCATAACCGATATGCCATTTGGTAGCTACACAAATGAGGATATGGCATTAAAAAATGCAGTTAAAATTTTCAAAAAAACAAAAGCAGATGCAGTTAAATTAGAAGGCGGGCTAAGAGTGGCAAACACCATCAAACGCCTTTGCGATGAAGGCATAAGCGTATGCGGACATATCGGGCTAATGCCTCAATTCGTGAGATTTGAAGGTGGCTATAGCGTCAAAGGTCGCGATCCAAAAACCGCTCAAAATTTAATCAACGACGCAAGAGCGCTAGAGGCAGCCGGGGTGTTTGCCATCGTGCTTGAAGGAGTTGTTTCCGATGTTGCGCAAGCAGTTAGCAAAAGCGTAAATGTACCGATAATCGGCATAGGTTCAGGGAACCAAGTAGATGGGCAAATTTTAGTTTGGTCTGATATGCTTGGCTTTTTTGATAAATTTAAACCAAAATTTGTAAAACGCTACCTAGATGGCGCCAATTTGATCAAAAATGCCGTTCAAAACTATGCTGATGAAGTAAAAAGCAGAGCCTTCCCAAACGAAGAATTTGAGTATAAAAACTAA
- a CDS encoding Hpt domain-containing protein: MGMLKRLEVDFSYDIVEEFLSHYSLMCDLMEPLIVNLSREDKFKNNIDELFRIFHNIKSAAGYMHIDPVLKLTTLAEDVCEEARSLQGPANDSFIDWLLLVSDQFAKYKNDIEGDAEYFSVLNPNIIDIPSQLD, encoded by the coding sequence ATGGGTATGCTAAAAAGACTTGAAGTGGACTTTTCTTATGATATTGTTGAGGAATTTTTATCGCATTATTCGTTGATGTGTGATCTAATGGAGCCTTTAATCGTAAATTTATCACGCGAGGACAAATTTAAAAACAACATCGATGAACTTTTTAGAATTTTTCATAATATCAAATCCGCCGCAGGTTATATGCATATCGATCCTGTTTTAAAACTTACCACGCTTGCCGAAGATGTCTGCGAGGAGGCTAGGAGTTTGCAAGGACCCGCAAATGATAGTTTTATTGATTGGCTTTTGCTTGTTAGTGATCAATTTGCAAAATACAAAAACGATATAGAAGGTGATGCTGAGTATTTTAGTGTTCTCAATCCAAATATAATCGATATACCTTCGCAGCTTGACTAA
- a CDS encoding toxin-antitoxin system HicB family antitoxin, which produces MADEKDTTTGSYNLQIKIPVELKEKLELLAKEAGVSLNQYIMFMFIRETKK; this is translated from the coding sequence ATGGCGGATGAAAAAGATACAACAACAGGTAGCTACAATTTACAAATTAAAATTCCAGTGGAATTAAAAGAAAAATTGGAGCTTTTGGCAAAAGAAGCAGGCGTTTCACTGAACCAATACATAATGTTTATGTTTATTAGGGAAACCAAAAAATAG
- a CDS encoding P63C domain-containing protein, whose product MSEKALKSLADGVLKIGDTELDVSVLENGVRVVKQTDVFRALGRDPRGNSRIDQIPAFMDAKNLQSLISSDLQAVIKRVPYLDKNNKEKEGFNADILPLVADLYLKARDAGVLVATQIDTAKKAEMLIRSLARVGITALVDEATGYQYERERDELQKILKAYISEELLKWEKRFPDDFYKEIFRLNGWDFTVSGIKKRPGIIGKWTNTLIYNELPAGVLQELKENTPKHARYHQRLTPDIGQPNLTAQIYKVIGIMQSSDNMQEMWERFKKIKAREQDDSVEFDENGRIKE is encoded by the coding sequence ATGTCTGAAAAAGCATTAAAATCCCTTGCCGACGGCGTTTTAAAAATAGGCGACACCGAGCTTGACGTATCCGTTTTGGAAAATGGGGTGCGCGTCGTTAAGCAAACTGATGTTTTTAGAGCATTAGGGCGCGACCCAAGAGGAAATTCAAGAATAGATCAAATACCCGCTTTTATGGACGCTAAAAACCTGCAAAGCCTGATTTCATCGGACTTACAAGCGGTGATCAAGCGAGTGCCGTATCTAGATAAAAACAACAAAGAAAAAGAGGGTTTTAACGCCGATATTTTGCCGCTTGTTGCTGATTTATATCTCAAAGCTAGAGACGCGGGAGTTTTGGTCGCAACGCAGATAGACACGGCTAAAAAAGCCGAAATGCTGATCCGCTCGCTCGCTCGCGTCGGTATCACTGCATTAGTCGATGAAGCTACGGGCTATCAATACGAACGCGAGCGCGACGAACTTCAAAAGATACTAAAAGCCTACATCAGCGAAGAACTTTTAAAATGGGAAAAACGTTTTCCCGATGATTTTTACAAAGAAATATTTAGACTTAACGGCTGGGATTTTACCGTTAGCGGTATCAAAAAACGCCCCGGCATTATAGGCAAATGGACGAATACGCTTATTTACAACGAACTTCCTGCGGGTGTTTTGCAAGAGTTAAAAGAAAATACGCCCAAACACGCGCGCTATCATCAACGCCTAACGCCCGACATCGGACAACCTAACTTAACGGCTCAAATTTACAAGGTTATCGGCATTATGCAAAGTAGCGACAATATGCAAGAAATGTGGGAACGCTTTAAAAAGATTAAAGCTAGAGAACAAGACGATAGCGTAGAGTTTGACGAAAACGGAAGGATAAAGGAATAA
- a CDS encoding cache domain-containing protein yields MQDKKNAIISVTLIVSLVVCTILYNLYSQYLKERKEESIKVYFDYQIKQLNKNIEDAKLSSLALAIILSKNDAIQECFTSNDRTKCLQDVEEIINTFGTVSVYKNLRLHLHTKDLRSYVRSWDTKLYGDKLTHFRHLISESAKQKRPMTGIEVGMAGVKIRSISGVMVGEQNVGTIEVMLDFEYMGEFFKEQGIDLFVLLDKDQAISKQGIRNANLLSKYYIENLNTANLNILEILRDIDFDQNDFIRYKKHYFSVVPLMDASSKRIGYYVLHINKDEKERNLSQNYIPDNEFLF; encoded by the coding sequence TTGCAAGATAAAAAAAATGCCATAATCTCCGTCACGCTTATCGTAAGCCTAGTAGTTTGCACCATACTTTACAATCTATACTCACAGTATCTAAAAGAGCGTAAAGAAGAGAGTATAAAGGTTTATTTCGACTATCAGATCAAACAACTTAACAAAAACATAGAAGACGCAAAACTATCATCGCTGGCACTTGCTATCATCTTAAGCAAAAACGACGCGATACAAGAGTGTTTTACGAGCAACGACAGAACAAAGTGCTTGCAAGATGTTGAGGAGATAATAAACACCTTCGGCACGGTTTCCGTATATAAAAATTTACGTCTTCATCTGCATACAAAAGACTTAAGAAGCTATGTTAGAAGCTGGGATACAAAGCTTTATGGAGATAAACTTACTCACTTTAGACACCTCATCAGCGAGTCAGCAAAGCAAAAACGACCAATGACAGGGATAGAAGTCGGCATGGCTGGAGTTAAGATCCGCTCCATATCAGGAGTAATGGTAGGCGAGCAAAATGTTGGCACGATAGAGGTTATGCTTGATTTTGAGTACATGGGAGAGTTTTTTAAAGAACAAGGTATCGATCTTTTTGTGCTTTTAGATAAGGACCAAGCCATAAGCAAACAAGGCATAAGAAACGCAAATTTACTTAGCAAATACTATATCGAAAATTTAAATACCGCAAATTTAAATATACTTGAAATTTTACGCGATATAGACTTTGATCAAAATGACTTCATAAGATATAAGAAGCATTATTTTAGTGTCGTGCCACTTATGGATGCTAGCTCAAAGCGTATAGGATATTACGTGCTTCATATCAACAAAGATGAAAAAGAGCGCAACCTATCACAAAACTACATCCCAGACAACGAGTTCTTGTTTTAA
- a CDS encoding HIT family protein: MVFEDEFIKVEREENELPWVKIFTKFPYRELSECDKKTRARLFEAMLITEKTMLEFYNPTKINIASFGNYVPHVHIHVIARFEDDVFFPESVWGKKQRESKLNLAKFDDFAKILSDSLKG, encoded by the coding sequence ATGGTATTTGAAGATGAATTTATAAAAGTAGAACGCGAAGAAAACGAGCTTCCTTGGGTTAAAATTTTTACCAAATTCCCATACCGAGAGCTTAGTGAATGCGACAAAAAAACTCGTGCAAGACTTTTTGAAGCGATGTTAATAACCGAAAAAACTATGCTTGAGTTTTATAATCCAACAAAAATAAACATCGCAAGCTTTGGCAACTATGTCCCTCACGTGCACATACACGTCATAGCACGTTTTGAAGACGACGTATTTTTCCCAGAAAGCGTTTGGGGCAAGAAACAACGCGAAAGCAAGTTAAATTTAGCCAAATTTGATGACTTTGCAAAAATTTTAAGCGATAGCTTAAAAGGATGA
- a CDS encoding AI-2E family transporter — protein MNSRIFFGFLVFFALSLVLYLFKPFLLNIFIAMLLAVATSNINVKFLTITKNKRTLSASLTTIVLFLLFIAPLLYAVIKITKHAAGFDIDNITTTIDYIKNYDFKLPGALSFLEPNFKEFINEFDIKTLFTQLISNLTNLGKTSIKFIADIIVILVFFFFCNLYGSELVAYLKNALPLEKYDTQYVLSEVANVMSVVSYSTIANMIIQGFLFAIITMIYGYDGFLTGILFAFASLVPVIGGLLAWGPLSLYEFANGNVSAAIVIAIYTIVVISIIADTFLKPLVIKFINSRLVKIPTQINELLIFFAMIAGLTTFGFWGVILGPAIVTFFMSVIKLYTLLRERSFV, from the coding sequence ATGAATAGTCGCATATTTTTTGGATTTTTAGTATTTTTTGCACTCTCTTTAGTGCTTTATCTATTTAAACCATTTTTGTTAAATATCTTTATCGCCATGCTTTTGGCGGTCGCAACATCAAACATAAACGTCAAATTTCTAACCATTACAAAAAACAAAAGAACTCTATCGGCTTCGCTTACGACGATAGTTTTGTTCTTGTTGTTCATAGCGCCTTTGCTTTATGCAGTTATAAAAATAACCAAGCATGCAGCAGGCTTTGACATAGATAATATCACGACGACTATCGACTACATAAAAAATTACGACTTCAAGCTCCCTGGCGCACTTTCGTTTTTAGAGCCAAATTTCAAGGAATTTATAAACGAATTTGACATCAAAACACTCTTTACTCAACTCATATCAAACCTTACAAATTTAGGTAAAACCAGCATTAAATTTATAGCCGATATAATTGTTATACTTGTGTTTTTCTTTTTTTGCAACCTTTATGGAAGCGAGCTTGTTGCGTATTTAAAAAATGCTCTTCCGTTAGAAAAATACGACACACAGTATGTCTTAAGCGAGGTAGCAAACGTAATGAGCGTCGTATCATACTCAACCATAGCAAATATGATAATACAAGGTTTTTTGTTTGCTATTATCACTATGATATACGGATATGATGGCTTTTTGACGGGAATTTTATTTGCTTTTGCGTCACTTGTGCCAGTCATCGGCGGTCTTTTAGCATGGGGTCCGCTAAGCCTTTACGAGTTTGCAAACGGTAATGTTTCTGCAGCGATCGTGATCGCCATTTATACGATCGTAGTTATATCAATCATCGCAGATACCTTCTTAAAGCCTCTCGTGATAAAATTTATTAACTCTCGTTTGGTTAAAATTCCAACTCAAATAAACGAACTTTTGATATTTTTTGCAATGATCGCGGGACTTACTACATTTGGCTTTTGGGGCGTGATACTTGGTCCTGCTATCGTTACGTTTTTTATGTCCGTTATAAAACTTTACACTCTACTTAGAGAGAGATCATTTGTATAA
- a CDS encoding ribbon-helix-helix protein, CopG family — translation MQVKNKNIISVRLDDELLEKLKKDAEKEYRPLAMHIRKILIDYLVTKG, via the coding sequence ATGCAAGTTAAAAATAAAAACATTATCAGCGTCAGGCTGGATGACGAGCTACTAGAAAAGCTGAAAAAGGATGCAGAAAAAGAGTATAGACCACTAGCTATGCATATACGTAAAATTTTGATTGATTATTTAGTAACTAAAGGCTAA
- a CDS encoding ERF family protein → MITILSKIQTELKAPKGQFNKFGGYSYRSCEDITEAVKPLLEKYEAALTISDEIVQTANRIYVKATATLRTKSGEISATAYAREAETKKGMDEAQITGSASSYARKYALNGLFAIDDEKDADATNTHEKEPQGQNASKQTQSAPREPLSLEQINDLSHLIEITNTDTRQFLAAFKTSDIKNVPFDKAKALLMKKLDKMNGVQNAS, encoded by the coding sequence ATGATAACCATACTAAGTAAAATTCAAACGGAGCTAAAAGCCCCAAAGGGGCAATTTAATAAATTTGGCGGATATTCGTATAGAAGCTGTGAAGACATAACCGAAGCCGTTAAGCCTTTGCTAGAAAAATACGAAGCCGCGCTTACGATAAGCGACGAGATAGTGCAAACGGCTAATCGTATCTATGTCAAGGCTACGGCTACTTTGCGAACAAAATCGGGCGAAATAAGCGCAACGGCTTACGCTAGAGAAGCCGAAACCAAAAAAGGTATGGACGAAGCGCAGATAACAGGTTCAGCTTCAAGTTATGCTCGCAAATACGCCCTAAACGGACTGTTTGCGATAGATGACGAAAAAGACGCCGACGCTACCAATACGCACGAAAAAGAGCCGCAAGGGCAAAATGCGAGTAAACAAACGCAGTCTGCACCCCGCGAGCCTTTAAGCTTAGAGCAGATAAACGACCTAAGCCACTTAATCGAGATAACCAATACCGATACGCGCCAATTTTTAGCCGCTTTTAAAACAAGCGACATTAAAAACGTGCCGTTTGACAAGGCAAAGGCGCTACTAATGAAAAAGCTAGACAAAATGAACGGAGTGCAAAATGCAAGTTAA
- a CDS encoding helix-turn-helix transcriptional regulator has product MSDDFLTAKEACKILKCNLVTLWRYVKDGKIKKHVITRKNVRYSKNEIQAYIRSVVA; this is encoded by the coding sequence ATGAGTGACGATTTTTTAACGGCAAAAGAGGCGTGCAAAATTTTAAAATGCAATCTTGTAACGCTTTGGCGATACGTAAAAGACGGCAAAATAAAAAAGCACGTCATCACTAGAAAAAACGTAAGATATTCAAAAAATGAGATACAAGCGTATATCAGATCAGTTGTCGCTTAG
- a CDS encoding antA/AntB antirepressor family protein, with amino-acid sequence MNITIYNNQNIGAEINSANARELHCFLNSGQDYSDWIKNRITQYGFIENQDYIIQIVYTKGRPRKEYFITLDMAKELCMVENNDKGKEARQYFIKCEKELQALKFQHYVDKISALETGSRLESKHHQNQINGYLGQIAKHNQKIEVLKAELVLAKQSPNLYERIAMLELELKNAKADAHNYKLDMNFYMRKYRELKDESVKTENVSIKALDTIQGQMEHIFTAIGAVKSFINDGDEYFMREKGLLKG; translated from the coding sequence ATGAATATCACAATCTATAACAACCAAAACATAGGGGCTGAAATTAATTCAGCTAATGCAAGAGAGCTTCATTGTTTTTTAAATTCAGGTCAAGATTATTCTGACTGGATTAAAAACCGTATCACCCAATACGGCTTTATCGAAAATCAAGACTACATTATTCAGATAGTTTATACCAAAGGCAGACCCCGCAAAGAATACTTCATCACACTAGATATGGCGAAAGAGCTTTGTATGGTAGAAAACAACGATAAAGGCAAAGAAGCAAGGCAGTATTTTATAAAGTGTGAAAAAGAACTCCAAGCCTTAAAATTTCAACACTACGTTGATAAAATCTCCGCCCTTGAAACAGGTAGTCGCTTAGAATCCAAACATCATCAAAACCAAATCAACGGCTACTTAGGGCAAATCGCAAAGCATAATCAAAAAATAGAGGTTTTAAAAGCCGAGCTTGTATTGGCTAAACAATCGCCAAATTTATACGAGCGGATCGCTATGCTTGAGCTTGAACTGAAAAATGCAAAAGCGGACGCGCATAATTACAAGCTCGATATGAATTTTTATATGAGAAAGTATAGAGAGCTAAAAGACGAGAGCGTAAAGACCGAAAACGTATCTATAAAAGCCCTTGATACGATACAAGGACAAATGGAGCATATTTTTACGGCGATAGGTGCCGTCAAGAGCTTTATCAATGACGGCGATGAATATTTTATGAGAGAAAAAGGATTATTGAAAGGATAA
- the ssb gene encoding single-stranded DNA-binding protein, translated as MFNKIILVGHLTRDIELRYTNSGSCIGNSAIAVTRKYTNAQGQRAEETCFIDITFFGKQAEIANQYLQKGSKLLVEGRLKFEQWQDNYGNNRSKHKVDVENLEMLGDPQNQNGGSYNQGGYGNQNSGYGQQNQTARTQQRKTPPPQQQDEYYEADDGKYDNDDTIPF; from the coding sequence ATGTTTAACAAAATAATTCTAGTCGGTCATCTCACACGTGATATTGAGCTAAGATATACAAATAGCGGAAGTTGTATCGGCAACTCCGCCATAGCAGTAACGCGCAAATACACAAACGCACAAGGGCAAAGGGCGGAGGAAACCTGCTTTATCGATATAACGTTTTTCGGCAAGCAAGCCGAAATAGCTAATCAATACTTACAAAAAGGTTCAAAACTTTTAGTAGAGGGGCGATTAAAATTCGAGCAGTGGCAGGATAACTACGGCAATAACCGCTCCAAACACAAAGTAGATGTCGAAAATTTAGAAATGTTAGGCGATCCACAAAATCAAAACGGCGGAAGCTATAATCAAGGCGGATACGGCAATCAAAACAGCGGTTACGGGCAACAAAATCAAACTGCACGAACGCAACAGCGAAAAACCCCACCGCCGCAGCAGCAAGACGAATATTACGAAGCTGACGACGGCAAATACGACAATGACGATACTATCCCGTTTTGA
- the ruvB gene encoding Holliday junction branch migration DNA helicase RuvB, producing MDRIVEIEKINFESEYEVSLRPSVFDDYIGQEKIKQNLNVFIKAAKKRGECLDHVLFYGPPGLGKTTLAHIIANEMGVSIKMTAAPMIEKSGDLAAILTNLQEGDVLFIDEIHRLSPAIEEVLYPAMEDFRLDIIIGSGPAAQTIKIDLPKFTLIGATTRAGMISAPLRDRFGMDFRLQFYTPSELSRIVEIASAKLGKECNIKASLEIAKRSRGTPRIALRLLKRIRDFAEVNDENFISHERSKEALDALGVNSLGFDEMDIKYLEILLEAKRRPLGLSTIAAAMSEDEGTVEDVLEPYLLANGYIERTARGRIASAKAYDVFKISPPSDLKASEKTLFNE from the coding sequence ATGGATAGAATAGTAGAAATAGAAAAGATAAATTTCGAAAGCGAATACGAGGTTTCACTCCGTCCGTCGGTATTTGATGATTATATCGGGCAAGAAAAGATCAAGCAAAATTTAAACGTCTTCATAAAAGCTGCCAAAAAGCGTGGTGAGTGCTTAGATCATGTGCTTTTTTACGGACCTCCCGGGCTTGGAAAGACGACCTTAGCTCACATCATCGCAAACGAAATGGGAGTAAGTATAAAAATGACCGCCGCCCCGATGATAGAAAAAAGTGGCGATCTAGCAGCGATACTTACAAACCTACAAGAGGGCGACGTGCTTTTTATAGATGAAATTCATCGCCTAAGTCCAGCCATAGAAGAAGTGCTATATCCTGCGATGGAAGACTTTCGTCTTGACATTATCATAGGTTCGGGACCGGCTGCTCAAACGATAAAGATAGACTTACCAAAATTTACCCTCATCGGAGCTACAACGCGTGCGGGCATGATCTCCGCACCTTTGCGCGATCGCTTTGGTATGGACTTTCGTCTTCAGTTTTATACGCCGTCAGAACTATCTCGTATCGTAGAAATCGCCTCTGCAAAACTAGGCAAAGAGTGCAACATAAAGGCATCTTTGGAAATAGCCAAGCGCTCACGCGGAACACCGCGTATCGCTTTAAGACTATTAAAACGAATTCGCGACTTTGCCGAAGTAAACGATGAAAATTTCATCTCACATGAGCGAAGCAAAGAGGCGCTTGACGCACTTGGTGTAAACTCTCTTGGCTTTGACGAAATGGACATAAAATACCTAGAAATTTTACTAGAAGCAAAGCGCAGACCTCTAGGACTAAGTACGATAGCCGCAGCAATGAGCGAAGATGAGGGGACAGTTGAGGACGTACTTGAACCATACTTGCTAGCAAACGGATATATCGAGCGAACTGCTCGTGGCAGGATCGCCTCAGCAAAGGCATATGATGTGTTTAAAATTTCGCCGCCAAGCGATCTAAAAGCTAGCGAGAAAACACTATTTAATGAGTGA
- a CDS encoding YopX family protein — protein MREIKIKYTYSNGKDFMHKDFTIDEIEQGCQFDEICDTPLLKDYFFVTRSLYTGLKDKNGVEIYEGDIVKFDPSVQPLDGMPQDGEVGVIKYVLNSFVVIPQNDCNINYNIDELGDWVVIGNIYGNKELIGAQNE, from the coding sequence ATGAGAGAGATTAAGATTAAATATACATATTCAAACGGCAAAGACTTTATGCATAAGGACTTTACGATTGACGAAATAGAACAGGGCTGCCAATTTGATGAGATATGCGATACTCCGCTATTAAAAGACTATTTCTTTGTCACAAGAAGTTTATACACCGGGCTAAAAGACAAAAACGGCGTAGAGATTTATGAGGGAGATATTGTGAAATTTGACCCATCTGTTCAACCGCTAGATGGTATGCCGCAAGATGGCGAAGTCGGAGTTATAAAATACGTCCTAAATAGTTTTGTAGTTATTCCACAGAACGATTGCAATATTAATTATAACATTGATGAACTTGGCGATTGGGTAGTCATCGGCAATATCTATGGAAACAAAGAATTAATAGGGGCACAAAATGAGTAG